A window of Haliscomenobacter hydrossis DSM 1100 contains these coding sequences:
- a CDS encoding TrpB-like pyridoxal phosphate-dependent enzyme, whose protein sequence is MQNRKTLLTEQEIPDKWYNIVADMPNKPLPPLHPGTREPIGPEALAPLFPMELIKQEVSTDKWIPIPDAVRDIYTMWRPTPLYRAYALEKALDTPAKIYYKYEGVSPAGSHKPNTAVPQAYYNKMEGVKRITTETGAGQWGSALSFACQHFGIECEVYMVKVSYDGKPYRKMMMNTWGAKVYSSPTDHTQSGRQILAQDPNSPGSLGIAISEAVERAATDENTKYALGSVLNHVLMHQTIIGLEAVEQMKKVGDMPDVVVAPFGGGSNFAGISFPFLRLNFDEGRNIRFVASEPASCPKLTRGVFRYDFGDTVGMTPLLPMYTLGHNFVPAPIHAGGLRYHGAGVIVSQLLKDQLIEARAHHQLECFEAGVLFAKTEGIIPAPEASHALATVFAEAQAAKEEGKSRTILFNLCGHGHFDLQAYDDYFNNRLVKHEVTNEDIANSLATLDTPVI, encoded by the coding sequence ATGCAAAATCGCAAAACTTTATTGACCGAACAGGAAATTCCAGACAAGTGGTACAATATCGTGGCCGACATGCCCAATAAACCATTGCCACCTTTACATCCTGGCACCCGGGAGCCGATTGGCCCGGAAGCATTGGCCCCTCTATTTCCCATGGAACTCATCAAACAGGAAGTAAGTACCGACAAATGGATACCCATTCCGGATGCAGTACGTGATATTTACACGATGTGGCGGCCTACGCCGCTTTACCGTGCCTACGCCCTGGAAAAAGCGCTGGATACTCCGGCAAAAATCTACTACAAATACGAAGGCGTAAGCCCGGCTGGTTCACACAAACCGAATACTGCCGTTCCCCAGGCCTATTACAACAAAATGGAAGGGGTGAAACGCATCACTACCGAAACCGGGGCCGGACAATGGGGCAGCGCCTTGTCCTTTGCCTGCCAACATTTCGGCATCGAGTGTGAGGTGTACATGGTTAAGGTCAGCTACGATGGCAAACCCTACCGCAAAATGATGATGAATACTTGGGGGGCTAAGGTTTACTCTTCACCTACCGATCATACCCAATCTGGACGGCAAATTTTGGCTCAGGATCCCAACTCTCCCGGTAGTTTGGGAATCGCCATCTCCGAAGCGGTAGAACGCGCCGCCACGGACGAAAATACCAAGTACGCCCTCGGCAGTGTGCTCAATCACGTACTGATGCACCAAACCATCATCGGCTTAGAGGCCGTGGAACAAATGAAAAAAGTGGGCGACATGCCCGATGTGGTGGTGGCACCTTTTGGGGGAGGATCCAATTTTGCGGGTATTTCTTTCCCTTTTTTGCGCCTCAATTTTGATGAAGGCCGCAACATCCGTTTTGTGGCCAGCGAACCCGCGTCTTGTCCAAAACTGACGCGTGGGGTTTTCCGCTATGATTTCGGCGACACGGTGGGGATGACGCCACTGCTGCCAATGTATACACTGGGGCACAACTTCGTACCAGCGCCCATTCACGCGGGTGGCTTGCGCTACCACGGTGCCGGGGTCATCGTGAGCCAGTTGCTCAAAGACCAATTGATCGAAGCGCGGGCGCATCACCAGCTGGAGTGCTTTGAAGCAGGTGTGCTTTTTGCCAAAACCGAAGGCATCATCCCGGCTCCGGAAGCAAGTCATGCACTAGCCACCGTATTTGCGGAGGCGCAAGCAGCCAAAGAAGAAGGCAAATCGCGCACGATCTTGTTCAACCTCTGCGGTCATGGGCATTTTGACTTGCAAGCATATGATGATTATTTCAACAATCGCCTGGTGAAGCACGAGGTGACGAATGAGGATATCGCGAATTCGTTGGCGACTTTGGATACGCCGGTGATTTAG
- a CDS encoding RNA polymerase sigma factor, producing MEIAWPAHYGEDDLIQACVRRERWAQQALYEEYYGKMMGVCLRYSNGEEDALDILHEGFIKVFKNVNKFQPGTSITAWMRRIMVNTAIDFYRKSIRRRTEDIDQAIQLSTDDADAVSMCSQKEILEAIQKLTPAYRTVFNLYILEGYSHKEIADLLNITESTSRSNLVKARLKLKEILMSRNYDENGAAAI from the coding sequence ATGGAGATAGCATGGCCTGCCCACTATGGAGAAGATGACTTGATACAAGCCTGCGTTCGTCGCGAACGCTGGGCCCAACAAGCGCTCTATGAGGAGTACTATGGCAAAATGATGGGTGTCTGTTTGCGTTACTCAAACGGAGAAGAAGATGCCCTGGATATTTTGCACGAAGGCTTCATCAAGGTCTTTAAAAATGTGAATAAATTTCAACCTGGCACGTCAATTACGGCCTGGATGCGACGGATCATGGTCAATACTGCGATCGATTTTTATCGAAAAAGCATTCGCCGCCGTACAGAAGACATTGACCAGGCTATCCAATTAAGCACAGACGATGCCGATGCCGTGAGCATGTGCAGCCAAAAGGAAATCCTGGAGGCCATCCAAAAACTCACACCTGCATACCGAACCGTTTTCAACCTGTACATTCTGGAAGGTTATTCCCACAAGGAAATTGCCGACCTGTTGAACATTACCGAGAGCACCTCCCGGTCTAACCTGGTGAAGGCGCGCCTTAAACTGAAGGAGATATTGATGTCCCGCAACTACGACGAAAATGGAGCAGCCGCAATTTGA
- a CDS encoding alpha/beta fold hydrolase, whose protein sequence is MQKNVLQLSGGQLHYHQYGTGSRLWIAFHGFAREGRSFASLAHFLPENTCLIALDLPWHGSSEWRETSFSLADIAQGIDQLLRLKQQTHYTALGFSFGARLCLALAKAEAQRWERLILLAPDGLPRGGWYQFVDQAPLGFKKQVVRLFAHAQVLLRLASTLYNWKLLDGLSYRFLRLHLQSESSCKRLAGIWISAAAFPALRKSCQQVAATPHLPVQLVTGNEDSVIPQTAFAHLAQLIPQLQWTKLARADHDLLSAAVLTQWGNIIQES, encoded by the coding sequence ATGCAAAAAAATGTACTTCAGCTTTCCGGCGGGCAACTACACTACCACCAGTACGGAACAGGTTCCCGATTGTGGATTGCCTTCCACGGCTTTGCGCGGGAAGGTCGTAGTTTTGCCTCTTTGGCTCATTTTTTACCTGAAAATACGTGTTTGATTGCCCTGGATTTGCCCTGGCATGGTAGTTCGGAGTGGCGCGAAACAAGTTTTTCGCTTGCGGATATCGCTCAGGGCATCGATCAATTGTTGCGCCTCAAGCAACAGACCCATTACACGGCCTTGGGTTTTAGTTTTGGTGCTAGGCTTTGTTTGGCTTTGGCCAAAGCTGAAGCACAGCGCTGGGAGCGCCTGATTTTGCTGGCACCTGATGGGTTGCCCCGAGGCGGCTGGTATCAATTCGTGGATCAAGCACCGTTGGGCTTTAAAAAACAGGTAGTCAGGTTATTCGCTCACGCTCAAGTACTGTTGAGATTGGCCAGCACGCTGTACAATTGGAAATTATTGGATGGGCTCAGCTATCGCTTTTTGCGTTTGCATTTGCAGTCTGAATCCAGTTGCAAACGCCTGGCTGGGATCTGGATTTCGGCAGCGGCCTTTCCTGCCTTGCGCAAATCCTGTCAACAGGTAGCGGCTACTCCACACTTGCCGGTGCAGTTGGTCACAGGAAATGAAGATTCGGTCATTCCCCAAACTGCTTTTGCCCATTTGGCTCAACTCATTCCTCAGCTACAGTGGACAAAGCTTGCCCGTGCTGATCACGACCTGCTCAGCGCTGCGGTATTGACCCAATGGGGAAACATTATTCAAGAATCCTGA
- a CDS encoding DUF4377 domain-containing protein: protein MAHCLVLALMAGASLGCTGSAKTETLTVQHYKVPCQGESTMMCYLVKKQDQADWEYFYDEIQGLDYEWGYVYTLEVSTETITNPPQDGSSIATKVEKVLKKEKVAEGTTFELPLTVEGAPMLTQKGQSWSYFNTIEVVSSASLDSLIKKSSTGVFEQQAGKSNILRLVSVK from the coding sequence ATGGCTCATTGTTTAGTGTTGGCATTGATGGCGGGTGCCTCCCTGGGTTGCACCGGCTCAGCCAAAACCGAAACACTCACCGTGCAGCACTACAAGGTTCCTTGCCAGGGTGAATCTACCATGATGTGCTACTTGGTGAAAAAACAAGACCAGGCCGACTGGGAGTATTTTTATGACGAAATCCAGGGCCTGGATTACGAGTGGGGATACGTATATACACTTGAAGTATCCACCGAAACCATCACAAATCCGCCCCAAGATGGATCTTCCATTGCGACCAAGGTTGAAAAAGTATTGAAAAAAGAGAAGGTTGCCGAAGGGACAACTTTTGAACTGCCTTTAACCGTAGAAGGTGCGCCAATGCTGACCCAAAAGGGACAAAGTTGGTCTTATTTCAACACCATTGAGGTGGTTTCATCAGCGTCTCTCGATTCTTTGATCAAAAAGTCCAGCACGGGCGTATTTGAGCAACAAGCTGGAAAATCGAACATTTTGCGTTTGGTGAGTGTAAAATGA
- a CDS encoding M12 family metallopeptidase, with product MKTPLAGLWSLAQTLLTQKPMLKNLPAFSAYLTMFALVCSSLQLTAQETYAPNLQATQRQLSIKLPFARVAQNLNVEVINNLVIVEGDIILGPLVSFEGDNAVAIDGAQYRWPGSVIPYTITPGHPQMAAIQWAINHVNSNTNICLVPRTNQADFVRFISGSGCASYVGRQGGMQDIVIGSCSQGSIAHEICHAAGLWHEHSRADRDNFITVNWANITAGKEHNFNKHVADGTDIGTYDYGSIMHYGTHGFSKNGQPTISIRKPPGTNATTIGQRNAMSPKDKAAINNLYAPGPCKSTDCGTEDCLTFNPGGLMVKQNGNIWQVISGNSAMFAAPNKTEADRIVQLLKHLGFTRNCYVGRPGPSFQYSLVNAAASNAPMLAGEDCISFNPANLKIQTISGRIKITDGNSILFDFGTSMAEAQLALCLIKKYKFTKTCYVGRPDPSFQYMRK from the coding sequence ATGAAAACACCTTTAGCAGGCCTTTGGAGTCTGGCACAGACTCTATTGACCCAAAAACCGATGTTGAAAAACCTACCTGCATTTTCTGCCTACCTAACGATGTTCGCTCTTGTTTGCAGCAGCTTACAACTTACCGCTCAAGAAACGTATGCCCCCAACCTTCAGGCTACCCAACGCCAATTGTCGATCAAACTACCTTTTGCCAGAGTAGCCCAAAACCTGAACGTTGAGGTCATCAACAACCTCGTTATTGTCGAAGGGGACATCATCCTGGGACCACTCGTGAGTTTTGAAGGCGATAATGCCGTCGCTATTGATGGCGCACAGTACCGCTGGCCTGGTTCGGTCATTCCTTACACCATTACTCCGGGCCACCCACAAATGGCCGCCATTCAATGGGCCATCAACCATGTGAACAGCAATACCAACATCTGTTTGGTTCCCCGTACCAACCAGGCGGATTTTGTTCGATTCATCTCCGGTTCTGGTTGCGCTTCTTACGTGGGCAGACAAGGAGGAATGCAGGACATCGTGATCGGCAGCTGTTCTCAAGGCAGCATTGCCCACGAAATTTGTCATGCCGCCGGACTTTGGCACGAACATTCCCGCGCCGATCGCGACAACTTCATTACCGTCAATTGGGCCAACATCACTGCTGGCAAAGAGCACAATTTCAACAAACACGTGGCCGACGGTACAGACATTGGTACTTATGACTATGGTTCGATCATGCATTATGGAACGCATGGTTTTTCCAAAAACGGACAGCCTACCATTTCGATTCGCAAACCTCCGGGTACCAATGCGACTACAATTGGCCAACGCAATGCCATGAGTCCAAAGGATAAAGCTGCAATCAACAATCTGTATGCACCTGGTCCTTGTAAGTCGACCGATTGTGGCACCGAAGATTGTTTAACTTTTAATCCAGGAGGCCTTATGGTCAAACAAAACGGCAATATTTGGCAAGTGATTAGCGGCAATAGTGCCATGTTTGCAGCCCCAAACAAAACCGAAGCCGACCGTATTGTACAATTGCTTAAGCACCTGGGTTTCACCCGCAACTGTTATGTGGGTCGCCCCGGACCTTCCTTCCAGTACAGTTTGGTCAACGCGGCTGCTTCCAATGCGCCTATGCTGGCGGGCGAAGATTGTATCAGCTTTAACCCGGCCAACCTGAAAATTCAAACCATTAGCGGGCGTATCAAAATCACGGATGGAAACAGCATCCTTTTTGATTTTGGCACCTCAATGGCTGAAGCACAATTGGCACTCTGTTTGATCAAAAAGTACAAATTTACCAAAACCTGCTACGTAGGCCGCCCCGATCCCTCATTCCAATACATGCGCAAATGA
- a CDS encoding M28 family peptidase — MKKMKNKLAILGGLLCTLALVFTFCKNPAKEPVVDEKPAQAVKVPAFNRDSAFQYVVKQTEFGPRVPNTAAHQACKAWISSQLKTFGMEVIEQNFQAKAYTGTTLNGTNIIGQYKPQLSRRILLAAHWDSRPFADSPLFKGDKTKPVMGADDGGSGVGVLLEIARQLQANPVDIGVDIVFFDAEDYGDGSDNPKADSWCLGAQHWSRNLHYKNNIRPEYGILLDMVGAPGARFGFDDISYERAGDVLQKVWGLAKEMGYGQYFVEVATGQITDDHVYVNYIAGIKMIDIINKPEGSETGFVSHWHTDEDTIDKIDRYTLRAVGQVLLAVIYREFNGEL; from the coding sequence ATGAAAAAGATGAAAAATAAATTGGCCATTTTAGGTGGGCTTTTGTGCACTTTGGCTTTGGTATTCACTTTTTGCAAAAACCCGGCAAAAGAGCCTGTTGTTGATGAAAAACCAGCACAGGCCGTAAAAGTTCCTGCCTTCAACCGCGATTCCGCTTTTCAATACGTGGTTAAACAAACTGAATTTGGTCCGCGTGTACCCAATACCGCCGCCCATCAGGCTTGTAAAGCCTGGATCTCCAGTCAACTCAAAACCTTCGGCATGGAGGTGATTGAACAAAATTTTCAAGCTAAAGCCTATACAGGTACCACGCTCAATGGTACCAACATCATTGGGCAGTACAAACCCCAACTCAGCCGCCGCATTTTGTTGGCTGCACACTGGGATTCGCGTCCTTTTGCCGACTCACCCCTATTTAAAGGAGATAAAACCAAACCCGTTATGGGTGCTGACGATGGGGGAAGTGGAGTAGGTGTACTGCTGGAAATTGCTCGACAGCTGCAGGCCAATCCAGTGGATATTGGCGTGGACATCGTGTTTTTTGATGCAGAAGATTACGGTGATGGCAGTGACAACCCCAAAGCGGATAGTTGGTGCCTGGGTGCGCAACACTGGTCTAGAAACTTGCACTACAAAAATAATATTCGCCCTGAATACGGCATCTTGCTCGATATGGTAGGGGCACCCGGTGCTCGATTTGGCTTTGATGATATATCCTACGAACGGGCTGGCGATGTGCTTCAAAAAGTATGGGGCTTGGCCAAGGAAATGGGGTATGGACAGTATTTTGTTGAAGTAGCAACTGGCCAGATTACCGATGATCACGTGTATGTCAACTACATTGCAGGCATAAAAATGATCGACATCATCAACAAACCGGAGGGCAGTGAAACGGGTTTTGTGTCACACTGGCATACCGATGAAGATACCATTGATAAAATTGACCGTTATACGCTGCGTGCCGTCGGTCAGGTGTTATTAGCTGTAATCTATCGGGAATTCAATGGTGAACTGTAA
- the rsmI gene encoding 16S rRNA (cytidine(1402)-2'-O)-methyltransferase encodes MTLYLVPTPIGNLEDITLRAIRVLKEVDLILAEDTRTSRKLLDHYGIGTPLWAHHAHNEHTAISSILREMQGGKNIALISDAGTPGISDPGFLLVRECVRNGIKVECLPGATALVPALVVSGLPCDRFHFEGFLPHKKGRQTRVQYLSVLPNTFALYESPHRLVKCLEQLIPFCGAERSACVVRELSKLHEEAHRGTLESLAAFFKQHPEKVKGEIVIVVAGKDEKNEKDEK; translated from the coding sequence ATGACCCTCTACCTCGTTCCAACCCCCATCGGCAATCTTGAAGACATCACCCTCCGCGCCATCCGGGTGCTCAAAGAGGTGGACCTCATTCTTGCTGAAGACACCCGCACTTCGCGCAAGTTGTTGGACCATTACGGGATAGGAACTCCCCTTTGGGCCCATCACGCGCACAATGAGCATACTGCCATCAGTAGTATTCTGCGTGAAATGCAAGGAGGGAAAAACATCGCCTTGATTTCAGATGCTGGAACCCCGGGTATATCGGACCCCGGTTTTTTGTTGGTACGGGAATGTGTGCGCAACGGCATCAAAGTGGAATGTTTGCCTGGGGCAACCGCGCTGGTTCCCGCCCTGGTTGTATCGGGTTTACCTTGTGATCGTTTCCATTTCGAGGGTTTTTTACCCCACAAGAAAGGGCGACAAACCCGCGTTCAATACTTGTCAGTTTTACCCAATACTTTTGCCTTGTACGAATCACCACACCGCCTGGTCAAATGTTTGGAGCAACTGATCCCTTTTTGTGGTGCTGAACGCAGCGCCTGTGTGGTACGCGAACTCAGCAAATTACACGAAGAAGCCCATCGTGGTACTTTGGAATCGCTGGCAGCGTTTTTTAAACAACATCCCGAAAAAGTCAAAGGGGAAATTGTCATTGTTGTAGCTGGTAAAGATGAGAAAAATGAAAAAGATGAAAAATAA
- the purS gene encoding phosphoribosylformylglycinamidine synthase subunit PurS: MKFVAEIDIMPHKELLDPQGKAVSHNLKNINIQEVSDVRIGKHITLTLEAETEEAAREIVDNACRKLLANLIMETFTFELSAQE; the protein is encoded by the coding sequence ATGAAATTTGTTGCAGAAATTGACATTATGCCCCATAAAGAATTGCTTGACCCCCAGGGCAAAGCAGTTTCCCATAACCTCAAAAACATCAACATCCAGGAAGTATCCGATGTGCGCATCGGCAAACACATCACCCTTACCCTGGAAGCCGAAACGGAAGAAGCTGCCCGCGAAATCGTAGACAATGCCTGCCGCAAACTATTGGCCAACCTGATTATGGAAACCTTTACGTTTGAATTAAGCGCTCAGGAATAG
- a CDS encoding CDP-alcohol phosphatidyltransferase family protein: MLHHLPNAITLLNLFCGACASLCLIYGRLEWAIGLVALGALFDLLDGMVARWLNVHSELGKQLDSLADMVSFGLVPGLILYGLIAAAWQGHWPQDLELRALPAFLLTLFAALRLGKFNLDERQTEGFLGLPTPGCTLFMIGLLGLSLSPEPGLDFLFNVGVLYGVTLLFSVLMVVEIPMFSFKFKTLQWTGNEIRIIFAAISVALIVCWQVAGLSAVVLLYIISSCFIHFFKRKPLP, encoded by the coding sequence ATGCTCCATCACTTGCCCAATGCCATTACTTTATTGAACCTTTTTTGTGGCGCTTGCGCAAGCCTTTGCCTTATTTACGGACGTTTAGAATGGGCCATCGGGTTGGTAGCACTCGGGGCATTGTTCGATTTATTGGACGGAATGGTGGCTCGATGGTTAAATGTGCACTCCGAATTGGGCAAACAATTGGATTCACTGGCCGACATGGTTTCTTTTGGTTTGGTGCCGGGATTAATTTTATATGGACTCATTGCTGCGGCATGGCAGGGACATTGGCCCCAGGATCTCGAACTGCGTGCACTTCCGGCTTTTTTACTTACGCTCTTTGCTGCCCTGCGTTTGGGCAAATTCAACCTGGATGAACGCCAAACCGAAGGTTTCCTGGGTTTGCCTACTCCGGGATGTACCCTGTTCATGATCGGATTGCTGGGTTTATCCCTTTCTCCCGAGCCTGGTTTGGATTTTCTTTTTAATGTTGGGGTGCTTTATGGGGTCACTTTGCTTTTTTCTGTCCTGATGGTGGTAGAAATTCCCATGTTCAGCTTTAAATTCAAAACCTTACAATGGACAGGCAATGAGATAAGGATTATCTTTGCGGCGATTTCAGTAGCACTTATAGTTTGCTGGCAAGTAGCTGGCTTATCCGCTGTCGTGCTGTTGTACATCATATCTTCTTGTTTCATTCATTTCTTTAAGCGTAAACCATTGCCATGA
- a CDS encoding gliding motility-associated C-terminal domain-containing protein, protein MRKIFMLFFCSFALGSLYAQAPVNDNCANAIELDTLGGWCSRAAQFTTIGATITTGLATPGCMPSANVPNDVWFVFDAIGSDLSVSISGATRINPGGTLRSPQFAIYTGTCGSLREISACASDANSRHTVQILTSRIVVGQRYYIRVSSRTNNNGTFQLCINNFNATQVPSSDCPTGNILCDKRAITVPLVLGEGRDPNEINGECGKLGCNPTESQSNWFKWTCDVPGTLAFSINPLNPDDDIDFIVFELPRGVDNCAGKTSIRCMSSGENVGQPLNDWIRCTGPTGLRIGEQGTIEYCGCEPANNNFLSPIVMERGKAYALVVNNYSQSGAGYTINFSGTGTFVGPKADFNLDSSPACIGQEVTFTDASTFNGGLTKWEWFFGPTADQTGLVSGKGPHKIEFNRPGKKNVVLNVTSTDGCQVTQIKEIEVECCKDHFAINGQTRDENCPGSLTGSIDVGVSNDYGPYIFAWNNGTATEDLRNLAAGTYSINITDQATCDTTLTFTVNGPAPFVLTAQDKEATCNGGRDGQLSVQLTGGTAPYQYSWNNGPLSADPILRNVAAGDYTLRWRDQNGCEKDTTLKVREITLLLDPLVDAITRPTCFGLDNGSIVVNLGNGQGPYQYNWNDGLGFRGDNSLRNIRAGTYRVAVQDQNLCKGEFNFSVEDFPRLVLQMNSSDPSCFGAKDGAVDIAGEGGTGTYTYLWDNGSIAPFRSDLIAGTYRVTLTDANGCTRDTLATLVDPPLLRIGDIQSIDVVCFGDASGIISLLGAGGRPPYKYGINGGAFQSDNRFIGLLAGNYTVAVEDGGGCTATQDVVINQPLPLLVDAGLDLSINLGQKITLSASSNNTAVTYQWSPADLVTCSTCQTTLAGPLRTVRFRIEVTDGVGCKAEDELLVTVIKNRPIYTPNAFTPDQDGQNDFFTLYGGPAARKIRRLQIFDRWGEQMFDGKDLPMGQEPLGWNGTYRDQLMPSGVYVYVAEIEFIDDEVLLFKGDVTLVR, encoded by the coding sequence ATGAGAAAAATATTTATGCTGTTCTTTTGTTCTTTTGCGCTGGGTAGTCTTTATGCCCAGGCTCCTGTGAACGACAATTGTGCCAATGCAATTGAGTTGGATACCTTGGGCGGCTGGTGTTCAAGGGCTGCCCAATTCACCACAATCGGGGCAACAATTACTACAGGCTTGGCGACGCCAGGTTGTATGCCTTCGGCTAATGTTCCCAATGACGTATGGTTTGTTTTTGATGCCATTGGTTCTGATTTGAGTGTCAGTATCTCTGGTGCTACCCGTATCAACCCAGGAGGGACACTACGCTCGCCTCAATTTGCAATATATACGGGTACTTGTGGTAGTTTGCGGGAAATCAGCGCTTGTGCTTCTGATGCAAATAGCCGACACACCGTGCAAATCCTTACTTCCAGGATTGTAGTAGGACAGCGGTATTATATTCGGGTTAGTTCTCGTACCAACAACAATGGAACATTCCAGCTGTGCATCAACAATTTTAATGCAACCCAGGTGCCAAGCAGCGATTGTCCCACGGGCAATATTTTATGCGATAAGCGCGCCATTACGGTTCCTTTAGTCTTAGGAGAAGGCAGAGACCCCAACGAGATCAATGGAGAGTGTGGTAAATTGGGGTGTAATCCAACCGAATCACAGTCCAACTGGTTCAAATGGACTTGTGATGTGCCCGGCACTTTAGCATTCTCCATCAATCCCCTTAACCCCGACGACGACATCGACTTCATCGTATTTGAACTCCCTCGCGGAGTGGACAATTGTGCCGGAAAAACGTCCATTCGGTGTATGTCTTCTGGCGAAAACGTTGGTCAACCCCTCAACGACTGGATACGTTGTACCGGACCTACCGGCCTGCGAATTGGTGAACAAGGTACCATCGAATACTGCGGTTGTGAACCAGCGAACAACAACTTTCTTTCTCCAATCGTGATGGAAAGAGGCAAAGCCTATGCCCTGGTCGTCAACAATTACAGCCAATCAGGTGCTGGTTACACGATAAACTTTAGCGGCACCGGTACTTTTGTAGGCCCCAAAGCCGATTTTAATCTGGATTCTTCCCCAGCCTGTATCGGGCAAGAAGTAACTTTCACCGATGCTTCTACCTTTAATGGCGGACTTACGAAATGGGAATGGTTTTTTGGCCCTACTGCTGACCAAACTGGTTTGGTGAGTGGAAAGGGACCCCATAAAATAGAATTCAACCGTCCGGGCAAAAAAAATGTCGTGCTTAACGTAACCAGCACAGATGGTTGCCAGGTAACCCAGATTAAAGAAATTGAGGTAGAATGCTGCAAAGACCACTTTGCGATAAATGGCCAAACCCGGGATGAGAATTGTCCGGGTAGCCTTACTGGCTCTATTGATGTCGGGGTGAGTAATGATTATGGACCCTATATTTTTGCCTGGAACAACGGAACTGCTACCGAAGACTTGCGAAATCTAGCTGCCGGAACGTACTCCATTAATATTACCGACCAGGCCACTTGTGATACGACCCTTACCTTTACGGTTAATGGCCCGGCACCATTTGTGCTCACGGCACAAGACAAAGAAGCCACCTGTAATGGTGGCCGAGATGGCCAACTTTCAGTTCAACTTACTGGCGGCACCGCACCTTATCAATACAGCTGGAACAATGGCCCTTTAAGCGCTGATCCAATCCTTCGCAATGTCGCCGCAGGGGATTACACCTTGCGTTGGCGCGACCAAAATGGCTGTGAAAAAGATACCACGCTCAAGGTGCGCGAAATTACCTTACTCCTGGACCCCTTGGTAGACGCCATTACCCGGCCCACCTGCTTTGGGCTTGATAACGGTTCCATCGTCGTCAACCTGGGTAATGGCCAAGGTCCTTACCAGTACAACTGGAACGATGGCCTAGGCTTTCGAGGAGATAATTCACTACGCAATATTCGAGCAGGTACGTACCGGGTTGCCGTGCAGGATCAAAACTTGTGCAAGGGGGAGTTCAATTTTTCGGTGGAAGATTTCCCGCGCCTGGTTTTACAAATGAACAGCAGTGATCCCAGTTGTTTTGGGGCCAAAGACGGTGCGGTAGACATTGCAGGTGAAGGTGGAACCGGAACTTACACTTATTTATGGGACAATGGCTCTATTGCACCTTTTCGTTCGGATTTGATCGCAGGTACATATCGGGTAACCCTGACCGACGCCAATGGCTGTACCCGAGATACCCTAGCTACCTTGGTGGATCCCCCTCTGCTCCGTATTGGTGACATTCAATCCATTGATGTAGTTTGTTTTGGGGATGCATCAGGGATCATTAGTCTGCTCGGTGCCGGGGGGCGGCCTCCTTATAAATATGGCATCAATGGAGGTGCTTTCCAAAGCGACAATCGGTTTATTGGTTTATTGGCTGGCAATTATACTGTAGCAGTAGAAGATGGAGGAGGCTGCACTGCCACACAGGATGTGGTCATCAACCAACCCTTGCCGTTATTGGTTGATGCTGGTTTGGATCTATCCATAAACTTGGGTCAAAAAATCACCCTTTCGGCTTCATCTAACAATACTGCGGTGACTTACCAATGGTCTCCAGCTGATTTGGTGACTTGTTCTACTTGTCAAACCACCTTGGCTGGTCCTTTGCGTACCGTTCGTTTTCGGATTGAAGTGACCGATGGGGTTGGGTGCAAAGCGGAAGATGAATTATTGGTAACAGTGATTAAAAATCGACCTATTTATACCCCTAATGCATTTACACCAGACCAGGATGGGCAAAATGATTTTTTCACCTTGTACGGCGGCCCGGCGGCTCGAAAAATTCGGCGCCTGCAAATTTTTGACCGTTGGGGCGAACAAATGTTTGACGGCAAGGATCTTCCGATGGGACAAGAGCCTCTGGGCTGGAACGGCACCTACCGCGATCAGCTGATGCCCTCGGGGGTGTACGTGTATGTGGCCGAGATTGAGTTCATCGACGACGAAGTACTGCTTTTTAAAGGGGATGTAACTTTGGTACGATAA